The Glycine soja cultivar W05 chromosome 3, ASM419377v2, whole genome shotgun sequence genome window below encodes:
- the LOC114405296 gene encoding uncharacterized protein LOC114405296, with translation MDPTPSFHRRSSSSSSDRLLGPYPFSPSPSSAASSSAEELNEAELFWATDSSESEPQRPTPPPKSRLRNFDRPVDSGILVVLRETESRGGLFRGKSPVPTSSRMTIPSLPRPPAASPSADYLAQSAPSRKFQQSAPVKVPILLSASASRRKNADDFARVVDYDDDDEEMLPPHEIVARGSGVSPKTTFSVLEGVGRTLKGRDLRQVRNAVLRQTGFLD, from the coding sequence ATGGACCCCACACCCTCCTTCCACCGCcgatcctcctcctcctcctccgacCGCCTCCTCGGCCCCTACCCCTTCTCCCCCTCCCCCTCCTCCGCCGCCTCCTCCTCCGCCGAAGAACTCAACGAAGCCGAACTTTTTTGGGCCACCGATTCCTCTGAATCGGAACCCCAACGCCCAACGCCCCCACCAAAATCTCGCCTCCGCAACTTCGATCGCCCCGTGGATTCCGGAATACTCGTCGTGCTGAGGGAAACCGAATCCCGCGGCGGCCTGTTCCGCGGCAAGTCCCCCGTTCCGACCTCTTCGCGGATGACGATTCCGTCGCTTCCGAGGCCGCCGGCGGCGTCGCCGTCCGCCGATTACCTCGCGCAGTCCGCGCCTTCCAGAAAGTTCCAGCAATCGGCGCCCGTCAAGGTCCCGATTCTCCTCTCTGCCAGCGCCTCCAGGCGGAAAAACGCCGACGACTTCGCGCGCGTAGTCGACTACGACGACGATGACGAGGAGATGCTTCCGCCGCACGAAATCGTTGCGAGAGGCTCCGGCGTTTCACCCAAAACCACTTTCTCGGTGTTGGAAGGTGTCGGGAGAACGCTCAAAGGGAGGGATCTCCGTCAGGTTAGAAACGCCGTTTTGCGCCAAACCGGTTTTCTCGattga